A region of the Leptospira inadai serovar Lyme str. 10 genome:
TGCTGCCTGCGTTTGCGGAAAAGATTCTTTCGCTAGGCCCGGAAGGATACGGGATATTAAGAATGTCTCCCGCAGCCGGAGCGGTTTTATGCGCGTTATTCATAGCGGCCAAGCCGCCTAAAAAAGATTCAGGCAAGCTGTTGCTCGCCTGCGTATTCGGATTCGGCCTTAGCATGATTCTTTTCGCTTTTTCTCGCAACTTCTACCTGTCCGCATTCGCTTTGATAGCGAGCGGTGCCTTCGATATGGTCAGCGTCGTTATCCGACAAACGATCGTGCAATTATATACCCCTGAACATATGCGAGGTCGGGTTTCCGCAGTAAATAGTATCTTTATCGGCTCCTCGAATGAAATAGGCGCTTTCGAATCCGGAGTAATGGCAAAGTGGATGGGGTTAGCGCCTTCGGTCGTCTTCGGAGGATTGATGACTCTAGTCACCGTGGGCTTTGTCGCAACCGTTGCCCCTCGCCTTAGAAAGTTGGACTTAAAAGACGTAACGGGTTAAATCAACCTTCATAAACCCCAAGAATCCTTACTTAAACCGAATGATCGAGGTCTAATTTCATCGAATGGATAATATCTTAACTCAACAAGAAGCGCTCTTAAGATCCAACCAAATCTCGGATGTATCTTATTCCCTTAAACTTGAATTGGAAGCGGGTTCTCAGGAATATTCCGGAGATTCGACTCTAGGATTCGTTTATTCCGGAGGAAAGAAAGGACAGCTCAAAGTGGACTTCGTTTCCAAAAAGATAGAAATTCTTTGGTTGAACGGAAAAGAAGAAACCAATTACGAGAAAAAAGAATCCAGTCTTCAAATTCCGGCCGAGCTACTCCTAACGGGAAAGAACGAGCTGAGAATCAAATATAGAAATTCGTTCGATCATACGGGTTCGGGTTTCCATAAATTCAAAGACCCGGCGGATTCCGCCGAATATATGCATACGGACTTTGAACCGTTCGAAGCGCATCGAATGTTTCCTTCCTTCGATCAACCCGATCTAAAAGCGGTTTACGATCTGGAAGTAACCGGTCCGATTCAATGGACCTATATTCATAATACTCTTCCTATTTCGGAAGAGTTATTGCCGAACGATAGAAAGAGGATTCGGTTTAACAGGACTAAAAAGTTTTCCACGTATCTATTCGCGTTGATCGTAGGTCCTTATGCGGCCTGGGAAGATACCGCGGGAAATATTCCCTTGCGATTGTTTTGCCGAAAATCTTTGGCAAAATTTATGGACGCCCCGAATATTTTCGCGATTACGAAGGAAGCGTTCGGCTTTTTACAGGATTACTTCGGGATTCCGTATCCGTACGGAAAATACGATCAAATCTTTGTTCCGGAATTCAATATGGGCGCGATGGAAAACGTGGGTGCGGTCACGTTTTCGGAGAGTTACATATTTAGAGGGCCTAGAATATATTCCGAATATCTAAATCGTGCTAATACGATTTATCACGAAATGGTCCATATGTGGTTCGGGAATCTTGTGACGATGAAATGGTGGAACGATCTCTGGCTGAACGAAAGTTTTGCCGATTATCTTTCCTATTACTCGATGTCCAAGGGAAAATTATTTTCCGACGCATTGGAACACTTCTACGTTCGGGAGGAATGGGCGTACAGGGAGGATCAACTTTCAACGACCCATCCGATCGCAGGGAAGGCGGAAAATACACTGGAAGCGATCAGTAATTTTGACGGAATTTCTTATTCCAAAGGGGCCTCCGTTTTAAGACAGTTGATGTACTACGTAGGTGAGGAAAAATTTCGAAATGCGATGAGGCTGTATTTCAAGCGTCATGCCGAGAAAAATACCGTACTCGAAGACTTTTTAGCAAGCATGTCGGAGACGAGCGGGATTGACGTTCGAGGCTGGAGCCGAGAATGGTTGGAAACCACCGGAGTCAATACGTTAAGTCCCGCACGCAAAAACGAAAAATCATTTCTACTGCAAAGACCGTCGGACGGAAATCATCTTTATAGGACCCACGCTTTGCAAGCGACCTTGTACAGGGAGACCGACGGTAAGTTCGTCCAAATCGAAAGGAAGAGAGTGCTGATCAAAGGAGAAGAGACTCTTCTAGAGGAAAGCCTGCAGCCGAGGGCAACCGATCTTTTGCTCTTGAATACCGAAGACTACGCATACGCAAAAACATACCTTCCCGCCGAATCGATTTCGCTTATAAAAAAACGCTTGGATACCCTTTCGGATCGCTTCTCTCGACGAATCGTTTGGGGAAGTCTATGGCAAATGGTGCGAGATGCGGAACTTTCTCCACGAGACTTCCTGGATCTGGTCTTCGACCAAGGCTTGAAGGAACCGGATTTATCCGTTAGAAACAGCCACATACTGACCAAGGCCTTGACTACGATCTCCAATTACCTATCCCAAGACGAGCGGGAAGCTTGGTCGGAAAAACTGAACGGAATCGCAAAGACCCAACTCGCAAAGAAGACGAACGGAGAACAGGAACAGATACTCTGGTTCCGAATTTTGGAAAGTACGTCCCGTACCCGAAACCAACTAGCATACTTAAAACTTCTATTGCAAGGCCAGGAATCGATTTTCGGATTACCGATCGACCAAGAACGAAGATGGGGGATTCTCTCCCGGCTGAGCGCCTTTGGAGATTCCGAGGCGTTAAATTTAGTATCGCAGGAAGAGCAAAAGGACGACTCCGACCTGGGAGCCAAGAAAGCCTTTCTGGCTCGGATTTCCTTTCCGGATTCGAAAATTAAGAAAGAAGCGTGGGATCGATTTAAAACACCGAAAGAAGAAGATTCCTCCGACTTTCTGCGCTTCGGCATGCGAGGATTTCAGTGGGATCATCAGAAGGAAATATTAATCCCGTTCGTGGACGAATACTTCGATTCGGTGGTCCCGATTTATGAAAAAAGGGACCCGCATTTTTCGGGAGCCTTCGGCCATATGCTATTTCCATCCTTCGAGCCCGATCGCGAACTTCTTCAGAAAACCCAGGATTTTCTTAAGAATCACCCGAATCTTCCCAAGCTATTGCGGAAAGATCTACAACAGCAACGGGATGATTTGATCCGAACCTTAAGGATTTTGGAAAAATATAAGAAATGAATCGGAAAGGGCCTGCGTTGTGGGCCCTTTGCTTCGGAGAGTCAAGAGCGGTAATCGATACGGTTAAAGCGAAGAACACTCGACTATAAGTAATTTCTTTTAGTGAAGCGTTCCTCGCTTTCTTTTGCGGAAACTAGTTTTAAACTACCGCGACCTTCCCTTTTTGCATAGCGTCGCTATCCTTTCTTCGTTTATCACCATCGGCGGAACCGTAGTATTTTTGTTTCCAATTCTCCAATCTCCAATCCATCATCCTGTACCATAAACTCGGAACTAAGGCGATCAGAATCATGACCGTATAACCGTACGGAAGTTGGGGACTTTCTTCAAAATGTCTAAGACTTTGGTAACGACGACCCGCGTTTGCATGGTGATCCGAGTGTCTTTGAAGATGGAATAAAAAGGCGTTCGATACCGCGAAGTTTTGATTCCAGGAATGAATCGGAAGAACCTTTTCGAATTTACCTGGAGATACTTCCAAGCGTTTCAAACCGTAATGCTCTATGTAATTCACGAGTTCCAAAAGCGAAAAAGCGATCCAGCTTTGAACTAAGAAAAAGACCGGGACCTCCCATTTTAGATTTCCGGTGATGGCATAAAATACTCCGAGCACGATTCCGATAAACGACACCGGGATTATTATGGAAGTAATCATCTCGTTTTCCAGAGTCCAAACCGATCGTCCTTTCTTTTCCAACCGTTTCTTTTCAAGGTGCCAAGCGTCCGTTAGACTTCCTTTCAACGTCCTCGGATAGAAGGAATAGAAAGATTCCCCTTTTTTACTGGTAGCAGGATCTCCATCGGTCGATACGTTGATATGATGTCCTCTATTATGCTCGATAAAGAAATGCATGTAGCAGACGGTCATCAGAATGAATTTAGAATACCACTGTTCTATTTTGGTATTTCTATGTCCTAACTCGTGAGCCACCGTTATTCCGATTCCGCCGGTATTGATTCCGATCGCCAAAACAAAACCGACCGACTCCAACCAAGTCAACGTATGAGTTTGGACTTCCCACAGCGACCATAGCACTAAAGCGAACAGAATCCAGGCCCACACATACGTCAAAAATCGAAAATAAAATTCCTGCTGCAATCCGGCGACATCCGCCTCATCCGGGTTAGATGGATCCGAACCCACCAGAACATCCAAGATCGGCAAAATACCGAAAACGACTGCGAACGTGAGGAAGTTAAATCCCCCTCCTAAATAATAACCCGCTACTGCCAATACAGGTACGACGAATGCGACCAGGAATGCTAATCTCTTCCAGTTGCTCATTGCTCTCTCCCCCTTTTTCCGTGATTCGAAACAAATTCCGCCTGCCTGAGCTTCCTTTTTATTTTATTTCGAACGATTGATATATATATATGTATATATTAAAGCGGGAAAGAGTTCAAGAAAAAAATCTAAGATTGTCCCAATTTTTCATTTTTTTCTAACGATTGTTAGTAATACTCTCGTTCCAGGACCGAATTTTAAAAAAACTCAGCTATAGTGACAGGTATCTGAGAGTGAAAGACAAAGTATTGATAAGCAGGGTTCCGTGCAGAGGACGGAACATTGGTAAGCAGAAATTCCATGCTCTAAAGAAAAATTCCTGTGTTACACAGGGAGTCTTTCCACTACTTCTGTAACTTTTCCAACCTCGAGCAGCTTCTGTCTAGCGTGAGCAAAGCGAGCGCATCTGTCTTTCAGAGGACTGAAGACAGAAGACTGAGGACAGAACATTGATAAGCGGAGTTTCCATGCTCTATGGAAAGATTCCTGAGTTATAGTGGATTTTTCCTCTACTCCGGTAACTTTTCCAACATCTAGCAGCTTCTGTCTAGCGTGAGCGAAGCGAGCGCATCTGTCTTTCAGAGGACTGAAGACAGAAGACTGAGGACAGAACATTGATAAGCGGAGTTTCCATGCTCTATGGAAAGATTCCTGAGTTATAGTGGATTTTTCCTCTACTCCGGTAACTTTTCCAACATCTAGCAGCTTCTGTCTAGCGTGAGCGAAGCGAGCGCATCTGTCCTCTGTCTTCAGTCCTCTGTCTATCCTAGAACGTTTAGATTACGCCTAAAGCGGTATGGGCCAAAGATTTTTTATCTTGTGAAAGTACCCTAGGTAGAAACGATGACCGGAAGGTCTATCACAGACTTTCCGAAACGAAAAGAAACGCAAGATCCAAAGCCAAGCTAAAAATCGAAAATAGGTTTCTGGTTATTCGAGGTCTTCGTGGATCACAGAGATTTTAATCTTTATTCATCATTAAATAAAATTCCTTTTTTAAAATCCTATAGTCGTAAGATCATGACGGTCGCCTTGTTAGGCGCGTTAATTCCTCTCGGCTCCCTTCTTTTCTTTATCGGCATTTTTGCAAGGATCGATTCCGAAATCGCGACTCCTATCGTTTCCCTCGCACTGCTTTCGACATCGATCGGCGCGTTCATAACAATATTCGGATTACATAAACTTTTAGCGCCCGTCGTTTATACCTCAAAATCCCTGCATAGATATAAATCGGAAAAGATTCTCCCCGATTTACCGACGGAATTTCGAGACGAAGTCGGAATTCTAATGAGAGATACCGCGAGTACGGTTAAGAAATTAGACGAACTCGTACATTATTTGGTGAATTACGACGGATTGACCGGTCTTCCCAATAGGACCCATTTCCTAGAAAGATTTTCCATCGCTCTTAGGGAACTTTCCGAAAAGGATAGTTCCCTAAGCATCCCGATTCTTTCTTTAGAAGTTACCCGAATCAAAGAGATACGATTGAATTACGGTTTGCATATGGGAGATTTGTATCTGCGCGGATTAGCTCAAAAGCTGGAAGTCCTACTGGGACAAGAAACGGTTTTGGCTCGCACCGGCGACGGGGAATTTTCTTTCTTTCCCGTTCTACCGGACTCGAAAGTTTTATCCGATGCCGAAAAATGGGCTAAGAAAATTCAAGACGCGGCTTCCTCTTCGATCCAAGTCGTCAGCCAAAATATCTCATCCGAAATCAAAGCCGGAATCGCAGTCTATCCTTTCGATGGAAAATCTGCCGATCAACTCCTATTAAAATCGGAAACCGCATTAAACCAAGCCAAGCAATCCGGCTTCTCAAAAGTGCAGTCCTATTCATCCGAATGGAAAATTCGTATGAAAGAGAAATACTTAATGGAAAAGGACCTGGCACAATCCATAGCCAAGGAGGAATTGTTTCTAAATTATCAACCGCGTATCGATTTACAAACGGGTAAAACCGTATCTGCGGAAGCTTTGATTCGCTGGCAACATCCGGACCTCGGAATCGTTTCACCGACCGTTTTTATTCCGATAGCCGAGGAATCGGGTTTTATTATGGAGATCGGCGAATTTGTCCTGGAAAAGGCGTTGGAGGATTTGGCACAATGGAAAAAAGCGAACCTTTCTCCGATTCGTATTTCGATTAATCTTTCCGCAAAGCAGTTGGAAGATTCTCAGATTCCCAAAAAAATTCTACGTTCCATCGAAAAGTACGCGATCGAAGTCGGAGATATCGAATTAGAGATTACCGAATCTAGTTTGATAACAAACATGACCTCCGCATTAGAAATTCTAGCCGAATTACACTCCTGGGGAATCGCCCTCTCTCTCGACGATTTCGGAACCGGTTATTCGAATCTCGCGTATTTAAGCAGGCTTCCGTTGCGTACCTTAAAAATAGACCAATCCTTCGTGCGTAGAATCTTAGTCGATTCCAATTCCCTTGCAATTTCCCGAACCATTGTCGCATTGGGTAAAAGTTTGGGACTCAGAATTACCGCCGAAGGAATCGAAACCGAGAACCAGCTCAGAAAAATCCGCGATCTGGGCTGCGATGAAGTACAGGGCTTTTATTTTAGCCGACCCATTTCGTTTCAAGATCTCATCGAATTCACTCATAGAAAATAAAGAACACCCGGCCTTTCCCTAGAAAACATTCGAATTACGTTTCGGAATCCTTCGAATTTCGGGCGGCCAGATTCAAACAACGAAGCGAATGAAAAAATCCGTTCCTAAAAATTTCCGAGCCTCCGTTGGTTCGGTCGGAGAAATCGCTTCAGGTAAACTAATTGACGATTTTTTAGTTTACTTATTCTTATGGCGTGGAAGAAATCACCGACGTATTAATTAGCGGTTCCGGACCGGCCGGTTTAATGGCCGCTTGCCAATTAGCCGATCAGGGAATTTCTTTTCGAATCATCGATAAAGGAAAAGCATTTTCAAACCTCTCCCGTGCATTAGCGGTTCAAGCCAGAACGCTCGAAATTTTTCAGCAAATGGGAATCGCTGACAAAGCTATCCGCCAAGGGGAAAAGGTTCGTGGAATTCTGCTTTTAACGAAAAACGGTTTAGCAAAGGGTGAATTGGGGCTTGTCGGAAATTCTATCACCCCGTTTCCGTTTATTCTGATTCTTCCTCAGGACAGAACCGAACGGCTATTAGCAAAAAGATTAAACGAACTTGGCTCGAACATCGAATGGGAGAGCGAGCTTTTATCCATTAAACAGAATTCAGAGAATATCACCGCCCTCGTTCGGACTTCGAACGGAGATCGTGAAATCAAAGCTAAATATTTGATCGGGGCCGACGGTGCTCATAGTGCTACGAGGCATGCTTTAGGAATCGATTTCGTAGGAGACGCTTACGAACATACGTTTTACTTAGCGGATCTTTCCGTCTCTTGGGATCTGCCCAGAGGTTATGCGGTCGTAAGTCCGGGTGCAACCGACTTTAACGGATTTTTTCCGATGCCTGGGGAATCCCATTATCGGATATTAGGAATCATTCCCGAGGAACTTCGGGATTCGATGGTGGATTTGAAACTAGTTCAAACGATTCTTAAGGAGAAAGTGCCTATTTCGCTCCAGGTTTCGGACCCGCGTTGGCTTTCCCAATATAAACTTCACCATCGATGCGCGAAATATCTTAGGAAGGGCCGCGGATTCTTATGCGGGGACGCCGGACATATCCATAGCCCGGCAGGTGGACAGGGAATGAATACCGGCTTGCAAGACGCTCATAATCTGGCCTGGAAACTCTCATTCGTGCTGAAATATAAAGTCTCCGAAAAAATTCTGGATTCGTACGAGCGAGAAAGACTACCCTTTGCTCGGCGTCTAGTCAAGGGAACGGATGCGATCTTTTCGACGGCTACAGGGAAATCTATATTCGCCAGATTTTTTCGAACTCGACTTTTACCGAGACTGATGCCGATTCTTTTTTCTTTCCAAAAAATCAGATTATTGATCTTTCAAAGTATTTCTCAAACTCAAATCTCATATAAAGAAAGTTATCTCTCTCGGATCGTTTTATCTCCGCTTTCCGGAAAGCGATTACCGCATGCGAACTTAACGTCCGGCAATTCGATTTTGAATGAGATGGATTCCAAAACGTTTCATCTGATATTTCTAATGCAGAATTCGCCAGAATTCGATTTTTCATCCGGAGAGATTCCCTTGAAAGTTCATCATTTCATTCCCGAAATCGAACGGGATTTATGCGAAGCAACGGGAATGAAGAGCGGAATGATATTAGTTCGCCCCGATCAATATGTTTCCTTTTCATCCGAAACTATTTCGATCGATTTGCTAAATCGATATTTCTCCGCTTTATATGAATCATAAGATTGTGGAAAGCAGCTTGGCCTTGTTCTTAGCCCGAGGGTTCCATAAGGTGAATACCGACGAAATCGCTCAGGCTGCCGGCATCAGTAAACGAACATTGTATCGCTACTTCCCTTCTAAGGACGAATTAGTGACCGCGACGCTCGAACATTTTAAAATGCAAGTTCGCACAAAATTCGTGCTCGTCCTATCCCAGAAGGAACTCCCTCCCCTCCACCGATTTCGGCAAATTCTCACGCAGGTCGCCCAGGAACTTTCTAAAGTTTCCCGTAGCTTGATGGTCGATCTCCAGAGAGAAAGGCCGGATATATTCGCGCAGATGGTAGAGTTTCGAACGGCGAATATCAGAAGTCTAATCGGTTTGTTAAAGGAAGCCCGGGAAAAGAAAGAAATTAATCCCGATATAGACGTACCGTTCGCGATCGATATGCTACTTGCTTCGATTAACACTTTGTTAATACCGGAATATCTCGTTTCGCATAATTATTCCTTCGAGTTCGGGTTAGAGAAAATTACTCAGATATTTCTAGACGGAATCAAAATCGGAGAAAATAAACATCCTTCTAAAAGGAGAAAAATATGAGGAAAATCGGAAAATCAATCGGCTTAATCCTGGCCGGACTATTGTCGATCTTACTAGTCGCATTCGGAATCGTATATGCAATCAGCTCCGGCCGAATGCAAAAAAGATATTCCCAAGCTACGGGTTCCGAACAACTATCCCTTCCCATCGATCCGGCAAGCATTGAAGAAGGTAAACGACTCTATATTTCCCGAGGTTGCGTGGATTGCCATGGAGATAATCTGGCAGGTAAAATTTTCGTGGACGATCCGGCGATCGGACGATTCGCGGGATCCAATTTGACTCTGGACATGAACGCATTCGGATTCGC
Encoded here:
- the pepN gene encoding aminopeptidase N translates to MDNILTQQEALLRSNQISDVSYSLKLELEAGSQEYSGDSTLGFVYSGGKKGQLKVDFVSKKIEILWLNGKEETNYEKKESSLQIPAELLLTGKNELRIKYRNSFDHTGSGFHKFKDPADSAEYMHTDFEPFEAHRMFPSFDQPDLKAVYDLEVTGPIQWTYIHNTLPISEELLPNDRKRIRFNRTKKFSTYLFALIVGPYAAWEDTAGNIPLRLFCRKSLAKFMDAPNIFAITKEAFGFLQDYFGIPYPYGKYDQIFVPEFNMGAMENVGAVTFSESYIFRGPRIYSEYLNRANTIYHEMVHMWFGNLVTMKWWNDLWLNESFADYLSYYSMSKGKLFSDALEHFYVREEWAYREDQLSTTHPIAGKAENTLEAISNFDGISYSKGASVLRQLMYYVGEEKFRNAMRLYFKRHAEKNTVLEDFLASMSETSGIDVRGWSREWLETTGVNTLSPARKNEKSFLLQRPSDGNHLYRTHALQATLYRETDGKFVQIERKRVLIKGEETLLEESLQPRATDLLLLNTEDYAYAKTYLPAESISLIKKRLDTLSDRFSRRIVWGSLWQMVRDAELSPRDFLDLVFDQGLKEPDLSVRNSHILTKALTTISNYLSQDEREAWSEKLNGIAKTQLAKKTNGEQEQILWFRILESTSRTRNQLAYLKLLLQGQESIFGLPIDQERRWGILSRLSAFGDSEALNLVSQEEQKDDSDLGAKKAFLARISFPDSKIKKEAWDRFKTPKEEDSSDFLRFGMRGFQWDHQKEILIPFVDEYFDSVVPIYEKRDPHFSGAFGHMLFPSFEPDRELLQKTQDFLKNHPNLPKLLRKDLQQQRDDLIRTLRILEKYKK
- a CDS encoding alkane 1-monooxygenase, coding for MSNWKRLAFLVAFVVPVLAVAGYYLGGGFNFLTFAVVFGILPILDVLVGSDPSNPDEADVAGLQQEFYFRFLTYVWAWILFALVLWSLWEVQTHTLTWLESVGFVLAIGINTGGIGITVAHELGHRNTKIEQWYSKFILMTVCYMHFFIEHNRGHHINVSTDGDPATSKKGESFYSFYPRTLKGSLTDAWHLEKKRLEKKGRSVWTLENEMITSIIIPVSFIGIVLGVFYAITGNLKWEVPVFFLVQSWIAFSLLELVNYIEHYGLKRLEVSPGKFEKVLPIHSWNQNFAVSNAFLFHLQRHSDHHANAGRRYQSLRHFEESPQLPYGYTVMILIALVPSLWYRMMDWRLENWKQKYYGSADGDKRRKDSDAMQKGKVAVV
- a CDS encoding putative bifunctional diguanylate cyclase/phosphodiesterase — translated: MDHRDFNLYSSLNKIPFLKSYSRKIMTVALLGALIPLGSLLFFIGIFARIDSEIATPIVSLALLSTSIGAFITIFGLHKLLAPVVYTSKSLHRYKSEKILPDLPTEFRDEVGILMRDTASTVKKLDELVHYLVNYDGLTGLPNRTHFLERFSIALRELSEKDSSLSIPILSLEVTRIKEIRLNYGLHMGDLYLRGLAQKLEVLLGQETVLARTGDGEFSFFPVLPDSKVLSDAEKWAKKIQDAASSSIQVVSQNISSEIKAGIAVYPFDGKSADQLLLKSETALNQAKQSGFSKVQSYSSEWKIRMKEKYLMEKDLAQSIAKEELFLNYQPRIDLQTGKTVSAEALIRWQHPDLGIVSPTVFIPIAEESGFIMEIGEFVLEKALEDLAQWKKANLSPIRISINLSAKQLEDSQIPKKILRSIEKYAIEVGDIELEITESSLITNMTSALEILAELHSWGIALSLDDFGTGYSNLAYLSRLPLRTLKIDQSFVRRILVDSNSLAISRTIVALGKSLGLRITAEGIETENQLRKIRDLGCDEVQGFYFSRPISFQDLIEFTHRK
- a CDS encoding FAD-dependent monooxygenase, which codes for MEEITDVLISGSGPAGLMAACQLADQGISFRIIDKGKAFSNLSRALAVQARTLEIFQQMGIADKAIRQGEKVRGILLLTKNGLAKGELGLVGNSITPFPFILILPQDRTERLLAKRLNELGSNIEWESELLSIKQNSENITALVRTSNGDREIKAKYLIGADGAHSATRHALGIDFVGDAYEHTFYLADLSVSWDLPRGYAVVSPGATDFNGFFPMPGESHYRILGIIPEELRDSMVDLKLVQTILKEKVPISLQVSDPRWLSQYKLHHRCAKYLRKGRGFLCGDAGHIHSPAGGQGMNTGLQDAHNLAWKLSFVLKYKVSEKILDSYERERLPFARRLVKGTDAIFSTATGKSIFARFFRTRLLPRLMPILFSFQKIRLLIFQSISQTQISYKESYLSRIVLSPLSGKRLPHANLTSGNSILNEMDSKTFHLIFLMQNSPEFDFSSGEIPLKVHHFIPEIERDLCEATGMKSGMILVRPDQYVSFSSETISIDLLNRYFSALYES
- a CDS encoding TetR/AcrR family transcriptional regulator; the encoded protein is MNHKIVESSLALFLARGFHKVNTDEIAQAAGISKRTLYRYFPSKDELVTATLEHFKMQVRTKFVLVLSQKELPPLHRFRQILTQVAQELSKVSRSLMVDLQRERPDIFAQMVEFRTANIRSLIGLLKEAREKKEINPDIDVPFAIDMLLASINTLLIPEYLVSHNYSFEFGLEKITQIFLDGIKIGENKHPSKRRKI